From one Halosimplex rubrum genomic stretch:
- a CDS encoding HD domain-containing protein: protein MTTIKDSVHDHIAVEGVAAALLDTPPVQRLRRIKQLGTVTFVYPSANHTRFEHSLGVYHLANEALAHLGIEGRQAERVRAAAMLHDVGHAPYSHNVEDIVHRRTGKYHDDVHDLIDSGPVARALADHDLDPGAVADLVAGDGELGQIVSGELDVDRMDYLVRDAHHTGVPYGTIDAERLVRALRFVDGDLVLDEGNVQTAESLLLARALMNPTVYSHHVARIAKAMLRRATQRLLVRKDVDAAELRRMDDCGLRVALRDCEATAALAHRLDRRDLYKRGVWAEMEAVPEALIDADQAAIHDHERAVAEAANVDPDAVILDVPGRPSMKESSSRVLVNGEVRRLSEQSTLVNALRAAQRDQWRLGVYAPAESAERVGNAAVRTLGLDLDDTRVRDVRPGVHATLDEFN, encoded by the coding sequence ATGACGACGATCAAGGACAGCGTCCACGACCACATCGCGGTCGAGGGCGTCGCGGCGGCGCTGCTCGACACGCCGCCCGTCCAGCGACTCCGGCGGATCAAGCAACTCGGGACGGTCACCTTCGTCTACCCCTCCGCCAACCACACCCGCTTCGAGCACTCGCTGGGTGTCTACCACCTCGCCAACGAGGCGCTCGCCCACCTGGGTATCGAGGGGCGTCAGGCCGAACGAGTGCGAGCGGCGGCGATGCTCCACGACGTGGGTCACGCCCCCTACAGCCACAACGTCGAGGACATCGTCCACCGCCGGACCGGCAAGTACCACGACGACGTCCACGACCTGATCGACAGCGGTCCCGTCGCCCGAGCCCTCGCGGACCACGACCTCGATCCGGGGGCCGTGGCCGACCTCGTCGCCGGCGACGGCGAGCTCGGCCAGATCGTCTCGGGCGAACTCGACGTGGACCGGATGGACTACCTCGTCCGGGACGCCCACCACACGGGCGTCCCCTACGGCACCATCGACGCCGAGCGGCTGGTGCGCGCGCTGCGGTTCGTCGACGGCGACCTCGTCTTAGACGAGGGCAACGTCCAGACCGCCGAGAGCCTCCTGCTCGCTCGGGCGCTGATGAACCCGACCGTCTACAGCCACCACGTCGCCCGCATCGCCAAGGCGATGCTCCGGCGGGCGACCCAGCGACTGCTCGTCCGCAAGGACGTCGACGCCGCGGAACTCCGGCGGATGGACGACTGCGGGCTGCGCGTGGCCCTCCGGGACTGCGAGGCGACCGCCGCCCTCGCCCACCGGCTCGACCGCCGTGACCTGTACAAGCGCGGCGTCTGGGCGGAGATGGAGGCCGTCCCCGAGGCGCTGATCGACGCCGACCAGGCGGCGATCCACGACCACGAGCGGGCGGTCGCCGAGGCGGCCAACGTCGACCCCGACGCCGTGATCCTCGACGTGCCCGGCCGTCCGTCGATGAAGGAATCGTCCAGCCGAGTGCTGGTCAACGGCGAGGTGCGCCGGCTGAGCGAGCAGTCGACGCTGGTCAACGCCTTGCGCGCCGCCCAGCGCGACCAGTGGCGGCTGGGCGTCTACGCGCCCGCCGAGAGCGCCGAACGGGTCGGCAACGCCGCCGTCCGGACGCTCGGGCTCGATCTCGACGACACCAGGGTCCGGGACGTACGACCCGGGGTCCACGCGACCCTCGACGAGTTCAACTGA
- a CDS encoding protein-tyrosine phosphatase family protein, which produces MPDVHNRESGADAHRLAPAAPDEECVYGACSPGWHSAADRSHALADWIAVARANDIERVCSLLPGDQSPGDLETDGYTDVFGQDNVLHAPIPDGRLACPALLKREVLPFLDDAVEADERVVVHCLDGMGRTGQVLAAWLAHDRDYEPEEAIETVEETGRQPREPVREGNASEQELRDLLTVVR; this is translated from the coding sequence ATGCCAGACGTTCACAACCGAGAGTCGGGTGCGGACGCACACCGGCTCGCCCCCGCCGCACCGGACGAGGAGTGCGTCTACGGTGCCTGTAGCCCCGGCTGGCACAGCGCCGCCGACCGGAGCCACGCCCTCGCCGACTGGATCGCCGTCGCCCGCGCCAACGACATCGAGCGCGTCTGCTCGCTCCTCCCCGGGGACCAGTCGCCCGGCGACCTCGAGACCGACGGGTACACCGACGTGTTCGGCCAGGACAACGTGCTCCACGCCCCGATCCCGGACGGGCGACTCGCCTGTCCGGCCCTCCTGAAACGGGAAGTGTTGCCGTTCCTCGACGACGCCGTCGAGGCCGACGAACGGGTCGTCGTCCACTGCCTCGACGGGATGGGCCGCACCGGCCAGGTGCTCGCCGCCTGGCTCGCCCACGACCGCGACTACGAACCCGAGGAGGCCATCGAAACCGTCGAAGAGACGGGTCGACAGCCCCGCGAGCCCGTCCGCGAGGGCAACGCCTCCGAACAGGAACTGCGCGACCTGCTCACGGTCGTCCGCTGA
- a CDS encoding HFX_2341 family transcriptional regulator domain-containing protein translates to MEVAERVHLIPVGYENDRIVLPAVELRADRVVLLRYEDETDHPSYVETVRGRLDEAGIDHETVSCNIFDFYDSIGTVAELATRFSDHEVYVNLASGSKVTAIGGMIACMATGATPYYVRAQHYAAETDGDVAEGIREITELPTYPMQSPEPQHVAVMDHLDRADGARKRDLIEFGKSEGLPFIAERDAANRKSEYRLLDSHVLGPLSDNGYVSLEEVGRSTRVSLTESGRNTLRAFRYLVEDD, encoded by the coding sequence ATGGAAGTCGCCGAGCGGGTCCACCTGATCCCGGTGGGCTACGAGAACGACCGGATCGTCCTGCCGGCGGTCGAGTTGCGCGCCGACCGCGTCGTCCTCCTGCGCTACGAGGACGAGACCGACCACCCCTCCTACGTCGAGACCGTCCGCGGGCGCCTCGACGAGGCGGGGATCGACCACGAGACGGTGTCGTGCAACATCTTCGACTTCTACGACTCGATCGGGACCGTCGCGGAACTGGCGACCCGCTTTTCCGACCACGAGGTGTACGTCAACCTCGCCTCGGGGTCGAAGGTCACCGCCATCGGCGGCATGATCGCCTGCATGGCGACCGGCGCGACGCCGTACTACGTCCGCGCACAGCACTACGCCGCCGAGACCGACGGCGACGTGGCCGAAGGCATCCGCGAGATCACCGAACTCCCTACCTATCCGATGCAGAGCCCCGAACCCCAGCACGTCGCGGTGATGGACCACCTCGACCGCGCGGACGGCGCCCGCAAGCGCGACCTCATCGAGTTCGGGAAAAGCGAGGGGCTGCCGTTCATCGCCGAACGCGACGCCGCCAACCGCAAGAGCGAGTATCGCCTGCTCGACAGCCACGTCCTCGGCCCGCTGTCGGACAACGGCTACGTCTCCCTGGAGGAAGTCGGCCGCTCGACCCGCGTCTCCCTGACCGAGAGCGGCCGCAATACCCTCCGCGCGTTCCGCTATCTCGTCGAGGACGACTGA
- a CDS encoding GNAT family N-acetyltransferase, which produces MAGSTDLTIRRYRAGDGERVRELNREAMAETPEWVVDAPDTDLEDVRDHYLDAGGEFLVGEVDRREASNGERGERTREPDSEIVATGAVEPLDGWMADRFDAAAGTGELSRVRVDPAMQGRGFGTRIVEELARRARRRGYRALVLNTGADNEQARGFYESLGYACVREETVDFDDVTLDLALYWRRVDG; this is translated from the coding sequence ATGGCCGGGTCGACCGACCTGACGATCCGCCGGTACCGCGCCGGTGACGGCGAGCGGGTCCGCGAGCTGAACCGCGAGGCGATGGCCGAGACGCCCGAGTGGGTGGTCGACGCGCCCGACACAGACCTCGAAGACGTGCGCGACCACTATCTCGACGCCGGCGGGGAGTTCCTCGTGGGCGAGGTCGACCGCAGGGAGGCCTCGAACGGTGAGCGGGGAGAGAGGACCCGCGAACCGGACAGTGAGATCGTCGCGACCGGCGCCGTCGAACCCCTCGACGGCTGGATGGCCGACCGCTTCGACGCCGCGGCGGGCACCGGCGAACTCTCCCGCGTCCGGGTCGATCCTGCGATGCAAGGTCGGGGGTTCGGCACCCGGATCGTCGAGGAGCTCGCCCGGCGTGCGCGTCGCCGGGGGTACCGCGCGCTGGTCCTGAACACCGGCGCGGACAACGAGCAGGCCCGCGGTTTCTACGAGTCGCTCGGCTACGCCTGCGTCCGCGAGGAGACCGTCGACTTCGACGACGTGACGCTCGACCTCGCGCTGTACTGGCGCCGCGTCGACGGGTGA
- a CDS encoding lysylphosphatidylglycerol synthase domain-containing protein — protein sequence MRRTLRFLAGVLVGGSALGGYLAFVGVDGVAARLSVVAPGLLAAVAVLVVAEGVVDGLGFWASVRPLGGGISGGRSVQFAVAGDFFDALSPAGPVSSEPIMATFVETATGTTYSEALAVRSVAKYVKSGAQLVVSTAAALVVVLGGPAPGYVLTTLGGAVVGLAAAGALVVRFRGPISGGLAVVLGPVVRWVSSLYRETPHDRSVVDRALERFWTRIVRFRGRPGLLALVAVGGVAEQLLTAAALWVALVGVGAEVGVLAVVPLVVVVPLPQVASVVPIPASLGAYDVLLGGAIGLVTAVSPATAAAGVLVVRTATLLFSVVVGGVAVAFLRGWRLR from the coding sequence GTGCGCCGGACTCTCCGGTTCCTGGCGGGCGTCCTCGTCGGCGGCAGCGCCCTCGGCGGCTACCTCGCGTTCGTCGGCGTCGACGGCGTCGCCGCCCGCCTGTCGGTGGTCGCCCCCGGACTGCTCGCCGCGGTCGCGGTCCTCGTCGTCGCCGAGGGCGTCGTCGACGGGCTCGGCTTCTGGGCCTCGGTCCGGCCGCTCGGCGGCGGGATCTCCGGCGGTCGGAGCGTCCAGTTCGCGGTCGCCGGCGACTTCTTCGACGCGCTGAGCCCCGCCGGCCCGGTCAGCTCCGAGCCGATCATGGCGACGTTCGTCGAGACCGCGACGGGGACGACCTACAGCGAGGCGCTGGCCGTCCGCTCGGTCGCAAAGTACGTCAAGTCGGGCGCCCAGCTGGTCGTCTCGACCGCCGCCGCGCTCGTGGTCGTCCTCGGCGGCCCCGCGCCCGGCTACGTCCTGACGACCCTCGGCGGCGCCGTCGTCGGGCTGGCGGCCGCGGGCGCGTTGGTCGTCCGGTTTCGCGGCCCGATCAGCGGCGGCCTGGCCGTCGTCCTCGGCCCGGTCGTCCGGTGGGTCTCCTCGCTGTACCGCGAGACGCCCCACGATCGGTCGGTCGTCGACCGCGCGCTGGAGCGGTTCTGGACGCGGATCGTCAGGTTTCGGGGGCGACCGGGGTTGCTCGCACTGGTCGCCGTCGGCGGCGTGGCGGAGCAACTGCTCACGGCGGCCGCGCTGTGGGTCGCGCTCGTCGGCGTCGGCGCGGAGGTGGGCGTCCTCGCGGTGGTCCCGCTGGTCGTCGTCGTCCCGCTCCCGCAGGTCGCGAGCGTGGTCCCCATCCCGGCCAGCCTCGGTGCCTACGACGTGTTGCTCGGGGGCGCGATCGGCCTCGTCACCGCCGTCTCGCCGGCCACGGCCGCCGCCGGAGTGCTGGTCGTCCGGACCGCGACGCTGCTGTTCAGCGTCGTCGTCGGCGGCGTCGCCGTCGCCTTCCTGCGCGGGTGGCGGCTCCGGTGA
- a CDS encoding acetyl-CoA synthetase, which yields MDVIGDLVARERRTDELAVRTDSRAGSYSYEKYCTNAWKTGNILRHYGVRGGATVAVDAGDSLTPPPLLALFGASLLGAATHFDPGESPSAKALVVPAARADAYDPGPGTKTFVYGDVPDTPEFAHFEAEMWSENPTSPPDRVSPTDIALATAEEEFPHERLLTVAERIVEEYGLDGDDEVAVRAPLAEPGTVAAGVLAPLLAGGTVLVDRESTGTVAVASGDGAGALPEPVAIDPDDVL from the coding sequence ATGGACGTGATCGGGGACCTCGTGGCTCGCGAGCGACGCACCGACGAGCTTGCAGTGCGGACCGACAGCCGCGCCGGCTCGTACAGCTACGAGAAGTACTGCACGAACGCCTGGAAGACGGGCAACATCCTGCGCCACTACGGCGTCCGCGGCGGCGCGACCGTCGCCGTCGACGCCGGCGACTCGCTGACGCCGCCGCCGCTGCTCGCGCTGTTCGGCGCGAGTCTCCTCGGGGCGGCGACCCATTTCGACCCCGGGGAGTCGCCGTCGGCAAAGGCGCTCGTCGTCCCCGCGGCCCGCGCCGACGCCTACGACCCCGGCCCGGGGACGAAGACGTTCGTCTACGGCGACGTGCCCGATACCCCCGAGTTCGCCCACTTCGAGGCGGAGATGTGGAGCGAGAACCCGACGAGTCCGCCCGACCGGGTGAGCCCGACCGACATCGCCCTCGCCACCGCCGAGGAGGAGTTCCCCCACGAGCGACTGCTGACGGTCGCCGAGCGGATCGTCGAGGAGTACGGCCTCGACGGCGACGACGAGGTCGCCGTGCGGGCGCCGCTGGCCGAACCGGGAACCGTCGCCGCGGGCGTGCTCGCGCCGCTACTCGCGGGCGGGACGGTGCTCGTCGACCGCGAGTCGACCGGGACCGTCGCCGTCGCGAGCGGCGACGGGGCGGGCGCCCTCCCGGAGCCGGTGGCTATCGACCCCGACGACGTGCTGTGA